In Acidobacteriota bacterium, the DNA window GGTGACCGTCGGCTACATCTACATGTTGAAACTGTCCCACCTGGTGGACGACAAGATCCACGCCCGTTCCATCGGGCCGTACTCGCTCATCACCCAGCAGCCGCTGGGCGGTAAGGCCCAATTCGGTGGCCAGCGATTCGGTGAGATGGAGGTCTGGGCCCTCGAGGCGTATGGCGCTGCCTACACGCTGCAGGAGTTGCTGACGGTCAAGAGCGACGACGTCGAGGGGCGCAGCAAGATCTACGAGGCGATCGTCAAGGGAGATGTCCCGGACGATCCTGGTCTGCCCGAATCCTTCAATGTCTTGGTTCGCGAGTTGCAGAGTCTCTGCCTCGACGTTGAACTCCTGAAAGCTTAAGGAGGAAAGGTCTTGCACCCACTGAGCACCTTTGAGAAACCACAGTCGCTGAAGGATTTCAACGCGATCAAAATTTCCGTAGCGTCGCCGGAGAAAATCCGGTCGTGGAGCTACGGAGAGGTCACCAAACCGGAGACCATCAACTACCGCACCTTCAAGCCGGAGCGGGACGGTCTCTTCTGCGCCAAGATCTTTGGCCCGGTCACCGACTGGGAATGTTTGTGCGGCAAGTACAAGCGCATGAAGCATCGCGGCGTGGTGTGTGACAAATGCGGAGTCGAGGTCACCCGCTCGCGGGTGCGCCGCGAGCGCATGGGCCACATCGAGCTGGCCTGTCCGGTCTCCCACGTCTGGTTCTTCAAGGGCCTGCCGAGCCGCATCGGGCATCTGCTCGACATCAGCTTGCGGGACCTGGAGCGCATCCTCTACTTCGAGAGCTACGTGGTCATCGATCCCGGTGACACCGAGCTCAAGGAGAAGGAGCTGCTGAGCGAGGAGCGCTTCCGCGAAGTCCGGGACGAATATGGGGATGGCTCCTTCGTCGCACAGATGGGCGCCGAGGCGATCAAGGAGCTCCTGGCCTCCATCGAGGTCGAGGAGCTGTCGGAGGAGCTGCGCATCGTGATGCGTACCGAGACCAGCCAGATCCGCCGCCTCAAGGCCGCCAAGCGGCTGAAGGTCGTCGACGCCTTCCGGCGCAGCGGCCACCGCCCGGAGTGGATGATCCTGGACGTGATCCCGGTCATCCCGCCGGAGCTGCGGCCCCTGGTGCCGCTGGATGGCGGCCGCTTCGCCACCAGCGACCTCAACGACCTCTATCGCCGCGTCATCAACCGCAACAACCGGCTCAAGAAGCTCCTCGAGCTGCGGGCGCCGGAAGTCATCGTGCGCAACGAGAAGCGCATGCTCCAGGAGGCGGTGGACGCCCTCTTCGACAACGGCCGCCGCGGCCGGGTCCTCAAGGGCTCCAACAACCGTCCGCTGAAGTCCCTGTCCGACACCCTCAAGGGCAAGCAGGGCCGCTTCCGCCAGAACCTCCTGGGCAAGCGCGTCGACTACTCCGGCCGTTCGGTCATCGTGGTCGGCCCGGACCTCAAGCTGCATCAATGCGGTCTGCCCAAGAAGATGGCGCTGGAGCTGTTCAAGCCCTTCATCTACAACCGTCTGGAAGAGAAGGGCCTGGTCGGCACCATCAAGGCCGCCAAGGAATTAGTGGAGCAGGAAGTGGACGAGGTCTGGGACGCGCTGGAAGAGGTCATCGCCGACCATCCGGTGCTGCTCAACC includes these proteins:
- a CDS encoding DNA-directed RNA polymerase subunit beta', with product MHPLSTFEKPQSLKDFNAIKISVASPEKIRSWSYGEVTKPETINYRTFKPERDGLFCAKIFGPVTDWECLCGKYKRMKHRGVVCDKCGVEVTRSRVRRERMGHIELACPVSHVWFFKGLPSRIGHLLDISLRDLERILYFESYVVIDPGDTELKEKELLSEERFREVRDEYGDGSFVAQMGAEAIKELLASIEVEELSEELRIVMRTETSQIRRLKAAKRLKVVDAFRRSGHRPEWMILDVIPVIPPELRPLVPLDGGRFATSDLNDLYRRVINRNNRLKKLLELRAPEVIVRNEKRMLQEAVDALFDNGRRGRVLKGSNNRPLKSLSDTLKGKQGRFRQNLLGKRVDYSGRSVIVVGPDLKLHQCGLPKKMALELFKPFIYNRLEEKGLVGTIKAAKELVEQEVDEVWDALEEVIADHPVLLNRAPTLHRLGIQAFQPVLTEGKAIKIHPLVCAAFNADFDGDQMAVHVPLSPKAQIESQVLMLSSNNVLSPAHGRPLAVPSQDLVLGGYYLTITKSDAKGQGRVFPDFDSVVLALEAGEVETLSSIR